CGAGCCCACGAGGAACGGCCCGCCGGGGATGATCGTGGAGTTGATGCTTCCCCACCGGTCGAACTGGGCCGCGCCCAGGCAGGCCACGGTCGACGTCCCCGCTCCCCCCACCAGCATCCCCAGCACCGCCGAGGTGTCCGTCGCCATTGTGGCGGTCGGGAAGTTGCGGTGGTTGAAGACGTAGGGGTCGGCCGGCCGGGGCTCGTAGCCCCACAGTCCCAGCTCGGCCACGAGCTGGACACCCGAACCGGCCTCCCGGGCCTGGGCCACCCCCAGCCAGGCGGCCAGGTTCGCCACTCCGGCGCCGGCCAGCACGGCGTGGGCCGCGGTCGCCCGAACGGACTGGGCGATGCGGCGTGCGCCGTGGACGGCGGCCACCTCCCAGCTGTTTGGCGGCCCGGAGACGTCGGGACGCATGGCGTCGCGCTCAGCCTTCCACGACGAGGGGTCGGCCTTGCGGCGCAGCGCGGTGATCCGCTCGTCACCGAGCCGGGCCAGGTACTCCTCCTGGGTGGCGGGCTCGCGCACCCAGTGTCGGATCCACTCGTCGAACTGGTCGCCCCGCGACGCCGCCCGCGCCTGCACCCAGAACTCGTAGTCCTCGCCGTAGGCGTCGACGGGCAGGTCGGCGGCGTAGAGGCCCCCGGGGTGGGCGCCCATCGGGGTCTCGGCCACGGCCAGCACGCGGTGGGCGGGCAGCAGCACGAGATGGGCCCAGGGCCGGATGTCCTCGACTACCCGCTCGACCGTCACGACCGCGCCCCGCCTGGCGGCCAGCGCCCCCCAGACGCCCTCGAGGAGCGGGGGGTTGAGCGCGACGTTGCCATCGGCGTCGGCGACCACCCCGTGGAGCAGGGCCACGTCGGGTACCAGCGGGGCGAGCACGCCGAGCTCGCCGAAAGGGGAGCTCACTCTGGCGTAGGCCTCGTTGCCCGCCATCGACGATCCGCCGAGCGACCGGGTCACCACCGCCGGAAGCCCGCGCGCCGCGCACTCCAGGCGCTGGGCGAAGGTAAGGAACGACCAGTGCTCGACCTCCACCTCGCCGCTCGCGTAGGCGCGGGCGAAGACCGGGTTGGGGGTGAAGTTCGGGAAGGTGTCGCCCGAGTAGCCGGTGATCACCTTGCGTACGAGTCCCCCCCGGAACAACACCGCCCCCAGGCTCGACAGGCTCAGCATGCACAGCGTGAAGCCGGGGTCCCGGCCCCAGAAGTGGCGAGCCAGCGCGCGCGTGGCAGCGGTCCAGCGGGTGTGGCCCACCATGACGTGGACGACATCGCCGGGCACCACGTTGTCGGCGACGGCCCGCTCGAGGTCCACGAGCTTCGACGCGCCCGTTGCCACGACGATCAGCCGGAGGCGAGCACCAGGTCGGCCAGCCGCCGGCGATGCCACGCCTGATGACCGAGCAGGAGATCATTCTGCTTGACCCGGCGAAAGAAGAGATGGGCGTCGACGTCCCAGGTGAAGCCCATCCCGCCGTGGATCTGGATGTCCTGTTCGGTGATGGACACCGAGGCCTCCCCGACGTAGCCCTTGCTCATGGCCACGGCCATCTCCCGCTGAGGATCGTCGACGTCGGAAGCCCACGCTGTGTAGAGGATCCCTACCCGGGCCAGCTCCAGCTGGTGCAGCATGTCCACGGCCTTGTGCCTGATGACCTGGAACCTGGCGATCGGCCGGTCGAACTGGACGCGGTTCTGCGCGTACTCCACCGCCTCGCGGAAGGCCTGGTCACACGCACCCACCGTCTCCGCCGCCAGGGCGACCGTGGCGTCGTCGAGGACCCGGCGCAGCAGGCCGGTCTGGTCCCCGTCCGGGCCCAGGCGCCGGGCGGGCGTCTGCTGGAGCGAGAGCCGGGCGACCTTGCGGGTCACGTCGAGGGTCGGGACGAGCTCGGCCGGCGGCGCCTCCACGAGGAACCCGGCGAGGCCGCCGTCGGCGTGGGCGACGACGATCGCCCAGTCGGCCGTGTGGCCATCGACCACGACCGGCTTGAGCCCGTCGAGCACCCACCCGCTGGCCGACTGGGTGGCCGTCGTCGTCAGCCCGTCGAGGGGGTCGCCCTGGCCCAGCTCCTCGACCGCCAGCGTCCCCCGCGTCGCACCGGCAGCCAGCCCCGGCAGCAGGTCCGTCGCTCCGAGCGCCATCGCCGCCGACGTCGCCATGACCGCGGAGGAGAGATACGGGCCCGGGAACAAGGCCTTGCCCATCTCCTCCTGGACCACGACCAGGTCCACCAGGCCGAGCCCCAGGCCGCCGTGGGCCTCAGGGACGAGCAACCCGAGCCAGCCCAGGTCGGCCAGCTTCGCCCACAGCTCCTCGGTGAAGCCGTGCTCGTCGTCGATCATGCGCCGCACGTAGGGCATCGGCGCCTCGGCGCCAAGGGTCGTCGCCACGGCGTCGCGCAGCGCCTCCTGCTCGGCCGAGAGGGCGAAGTCCATGGCCCGCAAGACTAACGCTCGTGTCAGGTTCTAACATCGGCGTCCGTGGATTTCGCCTTTACGCCTGAGGACGACGCCTTCCGCAACGAGCTGCGGGCGTGGCTCGAGGAGAACCTGGCAGAGTTCCGCGAAGGGGAACAGGAGGGCAACCGGGGCGGAACGGCGCTCATGTCCACCATGGAGCGGCGGCGGGCGTGGCAGCGCCGGCTCAACGAGGGCCGGTGGGCGGCCATCAACTGGCCGACGGAGTGGGGCGGGCGCGAGGCCACGATCATGCAGAACGTCATCTACTCCGAGGAGATGGCGCGGGCCCGGACGCCTGGGATCTACAACGCCAACGGCATCTGGCAGATCGGCCCGATGATCATCCGCTGGGGCACGCCCGAGCAGCAACAGCGGTGGCTGCCGGGCATCCTCTCGGCCGAGGACCACTGGTGCCAGGGCTTCTCGGAGCCCGAGGCCGGCAGCGACCTGGCCAACCTGCGCTGCTCGGCGACCCAGGACGGAGACGAGTACGTCCTCGAGGGGCGCAAGATCTGGATCTCGACTGCCCACATCGCCCAGTGGGGCCTCTTCCTCGTGCGCACCGATCCCACGGCCATCCAGCGCAAGGCGAAGCACGAGGGCATCACGGCCCTCATCGTCGACATGGGCGCGCCGGGCATCGAGTGCCTACCCCTCCGCGACATCACCGGTGACGCAATGTTCAACGAGGTCACCTTCAGCGGTGCGCACGTGCCGGTGGCCTACCGCCTGGGCGAGGAGGGCCAGGGCTGGCAGGTGGCCATGGGCACCCTCGGGCACGAGCGGGTCGGCACCTCGGGACTGTCCATCACCCTTGCGACCGAGCTCGAGAGGTTGATCGCCACCGCCCGCAAGCACAACCCGGCGGCCCTCGAGGACCCGGCGATCAAGGACCGCTTGGCTCGGATCTGGACCCAGATCACCCTCACGCGCCTGCTCAACTACCGGGCCCTCTCCAAGGTGCTGAAGGGTGAGAAGAACTGGCCCGAGGTCCCCCTCGCCAAGCTCCAGTGGAGCAGCCTGTCCCAGACCCTGGCCGAGCTCGGGTGCGACATCCTCGGCCCCGCCGGCATCCTCGCCCGCGGCGGCGCCGACGCCGTGGACAACGGGCACTGGACCCACCAGTACTGCTGGCAGCGCTACACGTCAATCGGCGCCGGCACCACCGAGGTGCAGAAGAACATCCTCGCCGACCGCGCCATCAGGCTGGCCCGCCAATGAGCACCGGTGCGGTTCGGGCTCAACCTCCGCCTCCAGCACCGGGGCCTTGCGCACCGCCTGGAGCAGCTCCGGGCGATGGTCGAGGCCGCGCCTCCTGAGGATGGGCCGCCCGCTCCCTGAGAGCGCGCACGCCGCCTTCGATCGCCGACGCAATTTGCTGGTCGTTGCCCTTGGAGATGTGGCTGTGCACCCGGCGCTCCAGCAGTGGACGCAGGACCGGGTTGAAGGCGTGATAGGTCTCGCGAAAGTGGATGCGCGTGCGACCGTCGCCCAGATCCTCGAGCCGGGTCCACCCGCTGGCCCTTGACCACAGCGGCTTGCCCACGGCGTCGTAGCGCCACGAGACGCCGGGCTCCATCTCGCTGATCCACTCCCAGGAGACACCGGTCCCGCCGGACAGCAGGTACCGGGGCACCGGGAAGGTGCAGTGGCGGACCAGGCCCAGCCCGTGCTCGTCTCCGGGGAGGAGGATCTCGATGGTGACATCACCATGGCGGCGCCGTCCGGAGCGGTTGGACCAGAACACCCGCCACACCTCCGCGGGCGTGGCGTCGACCTCGATCGAGAAGCCGTGGTCCTGCACGGGGAGGCCCCGCGACCCTCTTACGGCAGCCGCTCGATGACCGTGGCGTTCGCCTGACCGCCGCCCTCGCACATGGTCTGGAAGCCGTAACGCCCGTCGATCGACTCGAGCTGGTTGAGCAGTGTGGTCATGATGCGCACCCCGCTGGCGCCCAGCGGATGGCCGATGGCGATCGCACCGCCCCTCGGGTTGAGGCGGTCGAGGTCCTCGGGCCGCGACCCCGGCCCGGCTGCATCGGGGAGGAACTCACGGGCCCACATCAGGGCGATGGCCGCGAAGGCCTCGTTGCACTCCATGGCGTCGAAGTCTCCGATCGTCATGTTCGTTCGGGACAACAGCTTGCGGGTGGCCGGGTTGGGGGCCGACAGGACCAGGATCGGGTCCTCGGCCGCCACCACGAAGTGCACCAGGCGGGCCCGCACAGGCAGGCCCAGCCGCTCGGCCGTCTGGCGGCTGGCGATCAACATGGCTGCGGCCCCGTCGGACATCTGCGACGAGTTGCCCGCCGTGATGTCGGGCGCCAGCGACGGATCCCAGCTGGCCGCGCTCGGCAGGGCGCCGAGCTTCTCCATCGACGTGTCCGGCCGAATGCCTTCGTCGGCTTCGAGCACGGCGCCGGTGGGCCGGCCCTCCTCGTCCTTGACGGGCACGGCCACGAGCTCTCGGGCGACCCGGCCGGCCTCGGTCGCCCGCGCCGCCCGTCGGTGGCTCTCCAGGGCGAAGGCGTCCATGTCCTCGCGGCTGATCTTCCACTGGTCGGCGAGGATCTGGGCCACCTCGAACTGGGTCTTGAGCTGGTTGTCGATCACGGCCATGAACTCGCCGCTGAAGGGGCCCTTGCCACCCTTGGCGTTGGAGGCCAGCGGCGTCCTCGTCATCGACTCGACACCGCAGGCCACGACGACGTCGTAGGCGCCGGCCATCACTCCCTGGGCGGCGAAGTGCACCGCCTGCTGGGACGAACCGCACTGACGGTCGACCGACGTGGCGGGCACGTGCCAGGGCAAGCCGGCACCCACCCAGGCGTTGCGGGTGACGTTGGTGCTCTGCTCGCCGACCTGGGTCACACAACCCCCGACGACGTCGTCGACGATCCCGGGGTCCACGCCCGACCGCTGGACGAGGGTGCTGAGCACGTGGCCGAGCAGGTCAGTGGGATGCCAGCCGGCGAGGGCGCCGTTGCGCTTGCCGATCGGCGTGCGCACGGCGTCGACGATCACCGCCTCCCGGGTCTCCATCAGCGTGCCTCCTCCCGCAGGAAACTGACATGATAGTCAGCAATCGCATGTCCCGGACCGCCCGACACCCGACAGCCATCCGCCTCGACGTGACCGGGCGCCCGGTCCAGTTGCGCTCGATCGACCTCGACACCTTCTTCCGCCCCCGGAGCGTCGCCGTGGTCGGGGCATCCGACACACCGGGCCGCCCGAACACCGTCATGACCCGGAAGATCCGGGGCTGGGCCGAGCGCGCCGGCGCCTCCATCTATGCCGTCAACCCCAACCGGAAGGAGGTCGACGGGCTGCCCAGCGTCCCCAGCATCCTCGACGTCCCCGTCGACGTCGACCTGGCGGCCATCCTGGTGGGCGAGGCGGTCGACGCCCTCGAGGAGGCGGTCGAGAAGAAGGCGCGGTTCGCGGTCATCTTCGCCGCCGGCTTCGCCGAGGTGGGCGGCGAGGGCACGCGACTGCAGGCGCGACTCGAGAAGCTGGTGCGGTCGGGCGAGCTCCATCTGCTGGGCCCCAACACCAATCTCAACGCCTTCGAGACCTTCCGCGACGACCTGCCGCCGCCCAAGATCGCCCTCATCACCCAGAGCGGCCACCAGGGTCGTCCCATCTTCCAGGGCCAGGAGCTCGGCATCGCCCTCTCGCACTGGGCCCCGACCGGCAACGAGGTCGACCTCGAGGTCGCCGACTTCATCCGCTACTTCGCCGATCAGGACGAGGTCGGTGTCATCGCCGCCTACGTCGAGGGCTTCAAGGACGGGCGCACCCTCATGCTGGCGGCGGACCACGCGGCCAGCAGGGGGGTCCCCATCGTCGTGGTGAAGGTGGGCCGGACCGACGAGGGCAGGGACATGGCGATGGCCCATACCGGACACCTGGCGGGATCCGACGCCGTGATCTCGGCGGCGCTGCGCCAGCTCGGTGTGGTGCGCGTCGACGGCCTTGACGAGCTGCTGGACACCTCGGCAATGCTGGCCCGGAGCAAGCCGCCGTCACGACCCGGGGCCTCGGGCGCGGCGTCGGTCGGCGTCTGTGTGTACTCCATCTCCGGTGGCACGGGGGCCCACATGGCCGACCTCGTGGCAGCAGCGGGGCTGCGACTTCCCTCCCTCGCCCCGGCCACCCAGCAGCTGCTGCGCCAATGGATCCCGCCGTACCTGCGGGTCTCCAACCCGGTGGACAACGGCGGCCATCCCGCTGGTGACTGGCGGGGGCGCAAGATCCTCGACGCCATCGTGTCCGACCCCCGCATCGACGTCGTCATCTGTCCTATCACGGGCGCCCTGCCGTCGATGGGCGAGCGCCTGGCCCAGGACCTGGTGGACGTGGCCGCCACCACGGACAAGCCCGTGTGCGTCGTGTGGGGCTCCCCCGTCGAGGACGATGTCGCCTACAAGGAGATCCTTCTCGGGTCGCGGGTACCGGTGTTCCGGACCTTCGCCAACTGTGTGCGGGCGGTGCGGTCCTACGTCGACTACCACGAATTTCGCCGACGCCACGTGTCGCCGTTCTCACGGCCCGCGATGAAGCCCTCGGCGGCGGCGGGCCGGGCCCGACCGCACCTTCAGCCGGGGGAGGCGCTGTCCGAGCACCGGTCCAAGGCCGTCCTGGCCGCCTACGGGATTCCCGTCACACGCGAGGTGCTGGCGACCAGCGCAGCCCAGGCCGCTCGGGCCGCCGCCGATCTCGGGCCCGGGGTGGTCATGAAGATCAGCTCACCCGACCTCGCCCACAAGGCCGACCTCGGCCTCGTCGAGGTCGATGTGGCCGGCGCCCGCGAGGTGCGCGCCGCCTACGGTCGCCTG
This DNA window, taken from Acidimicrobiales bacterium, encodes the following:
- a CDS encoding acetate--CoA ligase family protein codes for the protein MIVSNRMSRTARHPTAIRLDVTGRPVQLRSIDLDTFFRPRSVAVVGASDTPGRPNTVMTRKIRGWAERAGASIYAVNPNRKEVDGLPSVPSILDVPVDVDLAAILVGEAVDALEEAVEKKARFAVIFAAGFAEVGGEGTRLQARLEKLVRSGELHLLGPNTNLNAFETFRDDLPPPKIALITQSGHQGRPIFQGQELGIALSHWAPTGNEVDLEVADFIRYFADQDEVGVIAAYVEGFKDGRTLMLAADHAASRGVPIVVVKVGRTDEGRDMAMAHTGHLAGSDAVISAALRQLGVVRVDGLDELLDTSAMLARSKPPSRPGASGAASVGVCVYSISGGTGAHMADLVAAAGLRLPSLAPATQQLLRQWIPPYLRVSNPVDNGGHPAGDWRGRKILDAIVSDPRIDVVICPITGALPSMGERLAQDLVDVAATTDKPVCVVWGSPVEDDVAYKEILLGSRVPVFRTFANCVRAVRSYVDYHEFRRRHVSPFSRPAMKPSAAAGRARPHLQPGEALSEHRSKAVLAAYGIPVTREVLATSAAQAARAAADLGPGVVMKISSPDLAHKADLGLVEVDVAGAREVRAAYGRLLERAEAAAPTAVLEGVLVSELVTGGTETVLGVADDPLFGPTVMLGLGGVFVEVLGDVTFRVPPFDRADARRMMSELRGASLLTGARGRPPADVGALVDVIMRVQRLAVDLAGEVAELDINPLIVRPKGAVAVDALVVCR
- a CDS encoding SRPBCC family protein — its product is MQDHGFSIEVDATPAEVWRVFWSNRSGRRRHGDVTIEILLPGDEHGLGLVRHCTFPVPRYLLSGGTGVSWEWISEMEPGVSWRYDAVGKPLWSRASGWTRLEDLGDGRTRIHFRETYHAFNPVLRPLLERRVHSHISKGNDQQIASAIEGGVRALRERAAHPQEARPRPSPGAAPGGAQGPGAGGGG
- a CDS encoding acyl-CoA dehydrogenase family protein; its protein translation is MDFAFTPEDDAFRNELRAWLEENLAEFREGEQEGNRGGTALMSTMERRRAWQRRLNEGRWAAINWPTEWGGREATIMQNVIYSEEMARARTPGIYNANGIWQIGPMIIRWGTPEQQQRWLPGILSAEDHWCQGFSEPEAGSDLANLRCSATQDGDEYVLEGRKIWISTAHIAQWGLFLVRTDPTAIQRKAKHEGITALIVDMGAPGIECLPLRDITGDAMFNEVTFSGAHVPVAYRLGEEGQGWQVAMGTLGHERVGTSGLSITLATELERLIATARKHNPAALEDPAIKDRLARIWTQITLTRLLNYRALSKVLKGEKNWPEVPLAKLQWSSLSQTLAELGCDILGPAGILARGGADAVDNGHWTHQYCWQRYTSIGAGTTEVQKNILADRAIRLARQ
- a CDS encoding acyl-CoA dehydrogenase family protein: MDFALSAEQEALRDAVATTLGAEAPMPYVRRMIDDEHGFTEELWAKLADLGWLGLLVPEAHGGLGLGLVDLVVVQEEMGKALFPGPYLSSAVMATSAAMALGATDLLPGLAAGATRGTLAVEELGQGDPLDGLTTTATQSASGWVLDGLKPVVVDGHTADWAIVVAHADGGLAGFLVEAPPAELVPTLDVTRKVARLSLQQTPARRLGPDGDQTGLLRRVLDDATVALAAETVGACDQAFREAVEYAQNRVQFDRPIARFQVIRHKAVDMLHQLELARVGILYTAWASDVDDPQREMAVAMSKGYVGEASVSITEQDIQIHGGMGFTWDVDAHLFFRRVKQNDLLLGHQAWHRRRLADLVLASG
- a CDS encoding thiolase family protein, giving the protein METREAVIVDAVRTPIGKRNGALAGWHPTDLLGHVLSTLVQRSGVDPGIVDDVVGGCVTQVGEQSTNVTRNAWVGAGLPWHVPATSVDRQCGSSQQAVHFAAQGVMAGAYDVVVACGVESMTRTPLASNAKGGKGPFSGEFMAVIDNQLKTQFEVAQILADQWKISREDMDAFALESHRRAARATEAGRVARELVAVPVKDEEGRPTGAVLEADEGIRPDTSMEKLGALPSAASWDPSLAPDITAGNSSQMSDGAAAMLIASRQTAERLGLPVRARLVHFVVAAEDPILVLSAPNPATRKLLSRTNMTIGDFDAMECNEAFAAIALMWAREFLPDAAGPGSRPEDLDRLNPRGGAIAIGHPLGASGVRIMTTLLNQLESIDGRYGFQTMCEGGGQANATVIERLP
- a CDS encoding CoA-transferase, with the protein product MATGASKLVDLERAVADNVVPGDVVHVMVGHTRWTAATRALARHFWGRDPGFTLCMLSLSSLGAVLFRGGLVRKVITGYSGDTFPNFTPNPVFARAYASGEVEVEHWSFLTFAQRLECAARGLPAVVTRSLGGSSMAGNEAYARVSSPFGELGVLAPLVPDVALLHGVVADADGNVALNPPLLEGVWGALAARRGAVVTVERVVEDIRPWAHLVLLPAHRVLAVAETPMGAHPGGLYAADLPVDAYGEDYEFWVQARAASRGDQFDEWIRHWVREPATQEEYLARLGDERITALRRKADPSSWKAERDAMRPDVSGPPNSWEVAAVHGARRIAQSVRATAAHAVLAGAGVANLAAWLGVAQAREAGSGVQLVAELGLWGYEPRPADPYVFNHRNFPTATMATDTSAVLGMLVGGAGTSTVACLGAAQFDRWGSINSTIIPGGPFLVGSGGGNDVASGCSDAVIVATLTPARTPEKLGYVTSPGDRVSAVATDLGLLEKAGGDELELTAVTSGPAPLRERIEVARAACGWGLEVADSVAELPPPTAEELLALRSWDPHGWFLRARA